In the genome of Aspergillus luchuensis IFO 4308 DNA, chromosome 2, nearly complete sequence, one region contains:
- a CDS encoding putative ATP-dependent protease (CrgA) (COG:O;~EggNog:ENOG410PKXY;~InterPro:IPR001841,IPR017907,IPR015947,IPR003111, IPR013083;~PFAM:PF13923,PF13920,PF00097,PF13445,PF13639, PF02190), producing MEDATMPSPPPPSSPHPSNAAAAEEKQNGDDHHHTLNNNSSRDPLLSRLTSAHSIIRLIQCPRCSLPLRTPLRLPCGNTICKSCLPPIRQRTGITYPADEERKQGFTCYWGDGATSCSGEHCLGDCGTDVLLGRVVDVFEEVLGKRGSDDDDDGAGARFCDVRWEGKRLGSEDEVKGTEADIGTETCVARIGCGDLLGGVYGLVKQGRVGFGDVLEVDGDTTFEEGQGQRLSYERLKEAVRGELDCQVCYSLILDPLTTSCGHTFCRGCVAMVLNHSDLCPLCRRKLNMASTVRAEPVNRRISDLVEALFPEQVVSRREGSSNEDGVAATGDGERTIPLFVSSLSFPTMPTFLHIFEPRYRTMIHRVMQTRDKKFGMVMYNRSGRLQEGLGRAQFMQYGTVLVVERFELLPDGRSLVIASGVSRFKVMSFEMVDGYHVGRIQRVDDIAISEEERLESLETSSGTGESLSAASTPPESLPTQQLFQIALDFIDKSRREGAAWLHPRVLLAYGEAPTDPAVFPWWFACVLPLWEDEKYKLLATTSVRDRLKMVVRWVRKSESREWLARPRPSFASVL from the coding sequence ATGGAAGATGCCACCATGCCCagccctccaccaccctcctctccgcatCCCAGCAatgcagctgctgcagaagaaaaacaaaacgGCGATGATCACCACCACACGCTGAACAACAACAGCTCACGCGACCCGCTCCTTTCCCGATTAACCTCCGCACATTCCATCATCCGGCTTATCCAATGCCCGCGCTGCTCGTTACCGCTCCGAACCCCGCTGCGCCTGCCCTGCGGAAACACGATCTGCAAGTCATGTCTACCGCCCATTCGGCAACGGACGGGGATTACTTATCCGGCGGATGAGGAGCGGAAACAGGGGTTTACGTGCTATTGGGGAGATGGTGCGACGAGCTGCTCGGGGGAACATTGTCTGGGGGATTGCGGGACGGATGTtttgttggggagggtggtggatgtgttTGAGGAGGTGTTGGGGAAGCGGggtagtgatgatgatgatgatggtgctggtgcGAGGTTTTGTGATGtgaggtgggaggggaagaggttggggagtgaggatgaggtcaaAGGGACAGAGGCAGACATAGGCACAGAAACATGTGTTGCTAGGATTGGGTGTGGGGATTTGTTAGGGGGTGTGTATGGACTGGTTAAGCAGGGTcgtgttgggtttggggatgtgttggaggtggatggtgaTACTACATTTGAGGAGGGACAAGGGCAACGACTATCCTACGAGAGATTGAAGGAGGCAGTTCGGGGAGAATTGGACTGTCAGGTCTGCTACTCGCTTATTTTGGATCCGTTGACGACTTCTTGTGGACATACGTTTTGTCGCGGTTGTGTGGCTATGGTTTTGAATCATAGTGATCTGTGTCCGCTGTGTCGGCGCAAGTTGAATATGGCTTCGACGGTGCGGGCTGAGCCCGTTAATAGGAGGATTTCGGACTTGGTGGAAGCTTTGTTCCCTGAGCAGGTTGTGTCGCGTCGCGAGGGTTCTTCTAATGAGGATGGAGTGGCCGCTActggggatggagagcggACTATTCCCTTGTTCGTGAGCTCGCTTTCGTTCCCGACTATGCCGACTTTCTTGCATATATTTGAACCGCGGTATCGGACTATGATCCATAGGGTCATGCAGACGAGGGATAAGAAATTTGGTATGGTTATGTATAATCGCTCCGGTCGGCTGCAGGAAGGTTTGGGCAGGGCCCAATTCATGCAGTATGGtacggtgctggtggtggagcgGTTCGAGCTACTCCCCGATGGGAGAAGTTTGGTGATTGCATCAGGGGTGTCGCGCTTCAAAGTGATGAGCTTtgagatggtggatggatacCATGTTGGCAGGATACAGCGCGTGGATGATATTGCGATatctgaggaggagaggctaGAGTCTTTGGAAACGTCATCAGGAACAGGGGAATCACTATCAGCAGCGTCAACACCACCGGAGTCTCTGCCCACGCAGCAGCTTTTTCAGATCGCCTTGGATTTTATCGACAAAAGCCGTCGCGAAGGAGCAGCATGGCTCCATCCGCGAGTCTTGCTAGCATATGGCGAGGCGCCTACCGATCCGGCTGTGTTTCCCTGGTGGTTCGCCTGCGTTCTGCCTCTttgggaagatgagaagTACAAGCTTCTAGCGACGACCAGTGTCCGGGATAGACTG
- a CDS encoding putative cytosolic regulator Pianissimo (BUSCO:EOG09260FPA;~COG:D;~EggNog:ENOG410PI0P;~InterPro:IPR016024,IPR028267,IPR028268,IPR029452, IPR029453,IPR029451,IPR036274,IPR011072;~PFAM:PF14664,PF14663,PF02185,PF14666,PF14668;~go_component: GO:0031932 - TORC2 complex [Evidence IEA];~go_process: GO:0007165 - signal transduction [Evidence IEA];~go_process: GO:0031929 - TOR signaling [Evidence IEA]) produces the protein MASGHNSAFSATSIQHRAVGDGRSYNSLEDNTADGSWAESATRTGRNARSESGGSATIGLRAGSLAPSSGAPGSFSSELKSMKTSRSTTPRPEGAPARRPSSLTEHDELSSTEERQAVIRDKIAKEMKIKTGTENMLEALLAKNPKHTKDQRLRVESELSSSNRKLAELHHELEEEMLRAQAPSTPPRSRLSSLFQGGSMRSPTRNNIPIEEQQIPGEAEMESPTYVLAETLQALEIEGMSPDYYVERANSLVELFKRHPTLKYDLEWSVFGLRVQIMLLSDSKEAVAAGYRLTRYAIADRKSLQIIRSLHTDELVILSLVKESKASIEREQALKFVRAFLDVKDGVREISRAVVRTIVSVAEHYEDRLRNISIMTLAEILVKDPALIAYSGGFATLHDALAEGTFGASESLIASFLHVLDTPHSRKHLRGGCELEAVLAPFTDSLSDTVRNGRLKSSARAISAMLKTWPGLIVLARNGAQPLQSLLDSLHYPDPQARDLIMELLFDALRIKPPSWSSSFLAGRRLTTYGRVANLRTETDTKQARSFYDDDGNRFDLTAHFSTLILATLVDAGLSKALSDLIEDETDLALRRKATLLLTEVLKLAHHSLPQHISAKLQVLPHLLPAAIKFDVDNHDVSTSTIYQIESINRTLARSVGGVSNGAGRYNVDVDISASILTGDQNKEKLSPAMDETQFRNAILETHVLNTVNYLKWKWDLIHRIVEGPLTNPKRLEEGIKGSKFMKRLMGFYRPFKYRFSMLPNTKPNQRYVRTGCALMRTLVQLPEGIKYLAENKFLRQVAECLAQVDRMSGLTSSSPLFSKEQMTNTLSGGYFAMLGVLSGDANGLAMMERWHMLNMFYHIIELRDRDDLIQTLLGNMDYAKESHLRVILSKALTTGSKEIRIFATRLLRKYAVGNVPLSSQSATGNADWVVKLLVTQLYDPDVSVCQVAVKILEEACNQRHYLEFVVKCRPSLDHLGEIGAPLLLRFLSTSVGYHYLDGLDYITQEMDDWFLGRNDAYVGLVEAALSRAYVDQPRRNSFVPEDLVDLQDIGLVPPHFYRELARTAEGCKLLEQSGHFNEFAWTIRDFQLDEEDTEALLKVKGCLWAVGNVGSMELGAPFLEPDIVQHIVKIAESAEVLTMRGTAFFVLGLISRSRHGLKVLRDFGWDSALDHKGNSLGLSLPTDFNKLFLVDFPSHSRNPDSKRTSQEKFKEAAMDTDPTNQKILKLIVDMGNTVLSKRAAADLHK, from the exons ATGGCGTCCGGACATAACTCAGCGTTCTCCGCGACGTCAATCCAGCACCGTGCTGTGGGTGATGGACGGTCATATAATAGCTTGGAGGATAACACTGCAGACGGTAGCTGGGCCGAGTCCGCTACGCGAACCGGACGAAATGCTCGTTCGGAGTCTGGAGGCAGCGCGACCATTGGTCTCCGGGCAGGGTCATTAGCCCCTTCTTCGGGGGCCCCTGGTAGCTTCAGCTCCGAGCTGAAGAGCATGAAGACGTCGCGGAGCACTACCCCTCGACCCGAAGGTGCTCCCGCACGACGACCGAGCAGTCTAACGGAGCACGATGAATTGTCCAGCACCGAGGAGCGCCAGGCCGTGATCCGGGACAAGATCgcaaaagaaatgaaaatcAAGACGGGGACGGAAAACATGCTCGAGGCGCTCCTGGCGAAGAACCCGAAACATACCAAAGATCAGAGGCTAAGGGTGGAGTCGGAGCTGAGTTCATCCAACCGCAAGCTTGCCGAACTACATCATgaactggaggaggaaatgcTACGTGCGCAGGCGCCGTCCACCCCTCCCCGAAGTCGACTCTCAAGCCTTTTCCAAGGCGGCTCGATGCGTTCGCCCACTCGGAACAATATACCGatcgaggagcagcagatccCGGGTGAAGCGGAAATGGAATCGCCAACATATGTGCTTGCGGAAACACTCCAGGCCCTGGAAATCGAGGGCATGTCCCCAGATTACTACGTTGAGCGTGCGAATAGTCTGGTGGAATTGTTCAAGAGACATCCTACCTTGAAATACGACTTGGAGTGGTCGGTGTTTGGGCTCCGTGTGCAAATAATGCTCTTGAGCGACAGCAAGGAAGCCGTGGCCGCAGGGTATCGTTTGACTCGTTATGCCATCGCAGATCGGAAGTCGTTGCAAATCATCCGGTCATTACATACAGACGAGCTGGTTATATTGTCCCTTGTCAAGGAAAGCAAGGCGAGCATCGAGCGTGAGCAGGCTTTGAAGTTTGTTAGAGCGTTTTTGGACGTTAAAGATGGCGTTCGGGAAATCTCGCGTGCTGTGGTCAGAACGATCGTCTCGGTTGCTGAACATTACGAAGACCGACTCCGGAATATTTCCATCATGACACTAGCCGAAATCTTGGTGAAGGATCCGGCACTAATTGCATACTCTGGGGGCTTTGCCACTCTACATGATGCTTTAGCAGAGGGGACTTTTGGCGCCTCAGAAAGTCTGATAGCAAGCTTCCTTCATGTCCTTGATACCCCTCACAGCAGGAAACATCTTCGGGGAGGGTGTGAGCTAGAGGCTGTTCTCGCACCGTTCACTGACTCCTTGTCGGATACTGTTCGCAATGGGCGTCTTAAATCGTCGGCTAGGGCGATCTCTGCCATGCTCAAGACGTGGCCAGGATTGATAGTTCTCGCGAGAAATGGGGCCCAGCCTTTGCAGTCACTCTTGGACTCATTACATTACCCTGACCCACAGGCAAGGGATCTCATTATGGAGCTTCTGTTCGATGCGTTGAGGATTAAGCCACCTTCATGGTCCTCCTCATTCCTCGCTGGTCGGAGATTGACAACTTACGGAAGAGTAGCTAATCTCAGGACTGAGACTGATACAAAGCAAGCTCGAAGTTTTtatgatgacgatgggaATAGATTTGATTTAACAGCACATTTCTCGACTCTTATCCTCGCAACCCTGGTGGATGCAGGATTGTCCAAG GCTCTTTCCGATCTCATTGAGGATGAAACGGACCTGGCTCTTAGACGCAAAGCGACGTTGCTTTTGACCGAAGTCCTGAAGCTAGCACATCACTCTCTGCCTCAGCATATCAGTGCGAAGCTCCAGGTCCTCCCGCATTTGCTACCAGCCGCTATAAAATTCGACGTCGACAACCATGATGTTTCCACCTCAACTATCTACCAGATCGAAAGCATAAACAGAACACTGGCCCGCTCTGTCGGGGGTGTTTCAAATGGAGCGGGGCGTTACAACGTTGACGTTGACATTTCTGCTTCAATACTTACTGGCGACCAAAACAAGGAAAAACTGAGTCCTGCCATGGATGAGACTCAGTTCCGCAATGCGATCCTGGAGACCCATGTTCTGAATACTGTGAATTACCTAAAGTGGAAGTGGGATTTGATCCACCGTATTGTTGAGGGACCTCTGACCAATCCCAAAAgactggaagaaggaatcAAGGGTTCAAAGTTCATGAAGCGACTTATGGGTTTCTACCGGCCATTCAAGTATAGGTTCTCTATGCTGCCGAACacaaaaccaaaccaacGTTATGTCCGCACTGGTTGTGCGCTGATGCGCACGCTGGTGCAATTACCCGAGGGCATCAAGTACTTGGCCGAGAACAAGTTCTTGAGGCAGGTTGCAGAGTGCCTTGCGCAGGTTGACCGCATGAGCGGGCtgacatcctcctcgccattATTCTCGAAAGAACAGATGACCAACACATTGAGCGGTGGATACTTTGCAATGCTGGGAGTCCTCAGTGGCGACGCCAACGGGCTTGCTATGATGGAGCGTTGGCACATGCTCAACATGTTCTACCATATTATTGAGCTTCGGGATCGAGACGACCTCATACAAACACTGCTTGGTAACATGGACTATGCCAAGGAGAGTCACCTACGAGTCATCCTCTCCAAGGCACTCACCACTGGCTCCAAGGAGATTCGCATATTTGCGACCAGGCTACTTCGAAAATATGCGGTCGGAAACgttcccctctcctcacagTCGGCCACTGGCAATGCGGACTGGGTGGTCAAGCTGCTAGTCACACAGCTATACGACCCTGACGTGTCGGTATGCCAAGTAGCTGTAAAGATTCTCGAAGAGGCGTGCAATCAGCGTCATTATCTCGAGTTCGTGGTCAAGTGTCGCCCTTCCCTCGATCACTTGGGCGAAATCGGTGCGCCGTTACTTTTGCGCTTTTTGTCCACCTCAGTTGGATATCATTATCTGGATGGTCTCGACTACATTACACAGGAAATGGATGACTGGTTTCTGGGTCGTAACGACGCATATGTGGGCCTTGTTGAAGCCGCGCTATCGCGTGCCTACGTCGATCAACCGCGTCGGAACAGTTTTGTCCCTGAAGATCTTGTAGATCTACAGGACATCGGACTAGTGCCTCCCCATTTCTATAGAGAACTCGCTCGGACAGCAGAAGGCTGCAAGCTTCTGGAGCAGTCAGGGCACTTCAATGAGTTTGCGTGGACCATCCGCGATTTTCagctggatgaagaagacacaGAGGCTCTTCTCAAAGTGAAAGGTTGCCTTTGGGCCGTTGGTAATGTCGGCTCCATGGAGCTCGGTGCGCCGTTCCTTGAGCCTGATATTGTCCAACACATTGTGAAGATCGCCGAAAGCGCCGAGGTTCTGACGATGAGAGGAACGGCCTTCTTTGTTTTGGGTTTAATCTCGCGCAGTCGACATGGTCTTAAGGTCTTGAGAGATTTCGGATGGGACTCTGCTCTCGACCACAAGGGAAATTCTTTGGGGCTGAGTTTACCGACCGACTTCAACAAGCTCTTCTTG GTTGATTTCCCAAGCCATTCCCGGAACCCTGACTCGAAGCGCACGTCTCAGGAGAAATTCAAAGAAGCGGCCATGGACACGGATCCAACTAACCAGAAGATCTTGAAGTTGATAGTCGATATGGGTAATACCGTGTTATCCAAGCGGGCTGCGGCAGACCTCCACAAGTAA